A stretch of the Streptomyces venezuelae genome encodes the following:
- a CDS encoding YdbC family protein, which produces MLVKWIRCTVTDRRGFERGQRKWAGLPGEPGFRGQGGGWSRGRQGVAHVFAFWESRSFYDSFMARSYDRLAAAQNGTYTGVRSRLFDHRFDVKTGFEPRFTDADVVRVAHTRVREGRLDHFALMQEKVWNPAMAGSPGMLRGLFGEAPGREFLVLSMWKSAAEHGKYRQERVERLSLRAQTEADVEALTGDVVDLEPAWTV; this is translated from the coding sequence GTGCTGGTCAAGTGGATTCGCTGCACGGTGACGGATCGACGCGGGTTCGAACGGGGGCAGCGGAAATGGGCGGGGCTGCCTGGCGAGCCGGGATTCCGGGGGCAGGGTGGCGGCTGGAGCCGGGGGCGGCAGGGGGTTGCGCATGTGTTCGCGTTCTGGGAGAGCCGGTCGTTCTACGACTCCTTCATGGCCCGCTCGTACGACCGGCTGGCAGCCGCCCAGAACGGCACCTACACCGGTGTGCGCAGCCGGCTGTTCGACCACCGCTTCGATGTGAAGACGGGCTTCGAGCCCCGGTTCACCGACGCAGACGTCGTCCGGGTCGCGCACACCCGGGTGCGGGAGGGCCGGTTGGACCACTTCGCACTCATGCAGGAGAAGGTGTGGAATCCGGCCATGGCCGGTTCTCCGGGGATGCTGCGCGGGCTGTTCGGCGAGGCGCCGGGCCGTGAGTTCCTGGTGCTGTCCATGTGGAAGTCGGCGGCCGAGCACGGCAAGTACCGGCAGGAGCGGGTCGAACGGCTCTCGCTGCGTGCGCAGACCGAAGCCGATGTCGAGGCACTGACCGGCGACGTGGTCGACCTCGAGCCCGCCTGGACGGTCTGA
- a CDS encoding VOC family protein: MFGNTKAFSSFSVDDLSRAAQFYRDTLGLRVSEEDDMLLLHVADERNILVYPKENHSPASFTVLNFPVPDVEAAVDQLQARGVTFERYPQFESDEKGIHRGEGPDIAWFKDPAGNVLAVLQQDGTATPAGPRGR, from the coding sequence ATGTTCGGGAACACCAAGGCCTTCAGCAGCTTCTCCGTGGACGATCTGTCGCGGGCGGCGCAGTTCTACCGCGACACCCTGGGACTGCGCGTCTCCGAGGAGGACGACATGCTCCTGCTGCACGTGGCAGACGAACGGAACATCCTCGTCTATCCGAAGGAGAACCACTCCCCGGCGAGCTTCACGGTCCTGAACTTCCCCGTGCCGGATGTGGAGGCGGCCGTCGACCAGTTGCAGGCGCGCGGGGTCACATTCGAGCGCTATCCGCAGTTCGAATCCGACGAGAAGGGCATCCACCGTGGCGAAGGCCCGGACATCGCCTGGTTCAAGGACCCGGCGGGCAATGTCCTCGCCGTCCTCCAGCAGGACGGAACGGCAACCCCCGCAGGCCCGAGGGGGCGGTGA